The following proteins are encoded in a genomic region of Haloarcula marina:
- a CDS encoding NAD(P)/FAD-dependent oxidoreductase yields MTDAEEHRRLIVAGTGIAGLTAAIYAARSNNDPLVLEGDEPGGQLTLTSEVENYPGFPEGISGPDLINKMKEQAEQFGSDLKHGIVESVDDSERPFRVELSNGDVYTTDAFVAASGASARTLGVPGEDELMGYGISTCATCDGAFFRGEDMLVVGGGDAAMEEAHFLTKFADTVYIAHRREEFRAEDYWIDKVQKKVDAGEIEIMRNTEVLEMHGSPEEGVDHVTLARNESGYPSENLDDEGTEVFDFDVGAVFVAIGHTPNTDYLEDTGVELDETGYIVTKGGKGANQTATDVDGLFGAGDVVDYHYQQAVTAAGMGCQAAIDADDYLEDLAEAESEAESEAAPEAADD; encoded by the coding sequence ATGACAGACGCCGAGGAACACCGCCGACTCATCGTCGCGGGAACGGGTATCGCCGGACTGACGGCGGCCATCTACGCCGCCCGGTCGAACAACGACCCCCTCGTCCTCGAAGGGGACGAACCGGGCGGGCAGTTGACGCTGACCAGCGAAGTCGAGAACTACCCCGGGTTCCCCGAGGGAATCTCCGGCCCGGACCTCATCAACAAGATGAAAGAGCAGGCCGAGCAGTTCGGCTCCGACCTGAAACACGGCATCGTGGAGTCCGTAGACGACAGCGAGCGCCCGTTCCGGGTCGAACTCTCGAACGGCGACGTGTACACGACCGACGCCTTCGTCGCCGCCTCGGGGGCCAGCGCTCGGACGCTGGGCGTCCCCGGCGAGGACGAACTGATGGGCTACGGCATCTCGACGTGTGCGACCTGTGACGGCGCGTTCTTCCGCGGCGAGGACATGCTGGTCGTCGGCGGCGGTGATGCCGCGATGGAGGAGGCACACTTCCTCACGAAGTTCGCCGACACGGTGTACATCGCCCACCGCCGCGAGGAGTTCCGCGCCGAGGACTACTGGATAGACAAGGTCCAGAAGAAGGTCGACGCGGGCGAAATCGAAATCATGCGCAACACCGAGGTGCTGGAGATGCACGGCTCTCCCGAGGAGGGCGTCGACCACGTCACCCTCGCACGGAACGAGTCGGGCTACCCCAGCGAGAACCTCGACGACGAGGGGACGGAGGTGTTCGACTTCGACGTGGGCGCGGTGTTCGTCGCCATCGGCCACACGCCGAACACGGACTACCTCGAAGACACCGGCGTCGAACTCGACGAGACGGGCTACATCGTGACGAAAGGCGGGAAGGGCGCGAACCAGACGGCCACCGACGTCGACGGTCTGTTCGGCGCTGGCGACGTGGTGGACTACCACTACCAGCAGGCGGTCACCGCCGCCGGGATGGGCTGTCAGGCCGCCATCGACGCCGACGACTACCTCGAAGACCTCGCCGAAGCGGAGAGCGAGGCCGAATCCGAGGCCGCCCCCGAAGCCGCGGACGACTGA
- a CDS encoding DUF7545 family protein, producing MADDTVTLTIESDDASDELTVPTELLDMLREEADESDPQVVGDIAMFGLAQRIHGAVHHSQGEPAEEIADLESLTLDLFEERFGASFGELTGHDH from the coding sequence ATGGCTGACGACACCGTCACCCTGACCATCGAGAGCGACGACGCGAGCGACGAACTCACCGTGCCGACGGAACTGCTGGACATGCTCCGCGAGGAGGCCGACGAGTCGGACCCTCAAGTCGTCGGCGACATCGCCATGTTCGGACTGGCCCAGCGCATCCACGGCGCGGTCCACCACAGTCAGGGCGAACCCGCCGAGGAAATCGCCGACCTCGAATCGCTCACGCTCGACCTCTTCGAGGAGCGGTTCGGCGCTTCCTTCGGCGAACTGACCGGCCACGACCACTAA
- a CDS encoding 2,5-diamino-6-(ribosylamino)-4(3H)-pyrimidinone 5'-phosphate reductase: MHVVVNAAMSADGKLSSRRREQIAISGPEDFDRVDQLRADSDAVMVGVGTVLADDPSLTVDDPERRAARRERGDSPNPARVVADSRVRTPPDARILDDSAETYLLVSEAAPPDFIEQMEETGAYVIAAGEDRVDLRTVLAKLEGEGIDQLMVEGGGELIFGLFEEGLVDELSVFVGPKILGGRDAPTLADGEGFVEDFPALELRDVERLDDGVLLTWSVEE, encoded by the coding sequence ATGCACGTGGTTGTCAACGCCGCGATGAGCGCCGACGGCAAACTCTCCTCGCGGCGGCGCGAACAAATCGCTATCTCCGGCCCGGAGGACTTCGACCGGGTCGACCAGTTGCGGGCCGACAGCGACGCGGTCATGGTCGGCGTCGGCACGGTGTTGGCCGACGACCCGTCGCTGACCGTCGACGACCCCGAACGACGGGCCGCCCGGCGCGAACGCGGCGACTCCCCGAACCCGGCCCGCGTCGTCGCCGATTCCCGGGTCCGGACGCCGCCGGACGCCCGGATTCTCGACGACTCGGCGGAGACGTATCTGTTGGTCAGCGAGGCCGCGCCGCCGGACTTCATCGAACAGATGGAGGAGACGGGCGCGTACGTCATCGCCGCCGGGGAGGACCGGGTCGACCTGCGGACGGTGCTGGCGAAACTCGAAGGCGAGGGCATCGACCAGTTGATGGTCGAAGGCGGCGGCGAACTCATCTTCGGCCTGTTCGAGGAGGGCCTGGTCGACGAACTCTCTGTGTTCGTCGGGCCGAAGATACTGGGCGGGAGGGACGCGCCGACGCTCGCCGACGGCGAGGGGTTCGTCGAGGACTTCCCGGCGCTCGAACTCCGAGATGTCGAGCGTCTGGACGACGGCGTCCTGTTGACGTGGTCGGTCGAAGAATAG
- a CDS encoding Single-stranded DNA binding protein produces MSLEDHAEELASDLGVDKAEVKRDLENLVNYSVPMDEAKQSLRRKYGDGSSGGGGDGTPSSKAISEVSTDDSNVTVTAVVRTSGRRSIQYNGEEHVIREGELADESGTISYTAWDGFDADLEPGQTVQFGNAGVREWDGKPELNLGQSTQATVVDETLDIDVAVGGESRLADLEPGDRGITVEVQILECEEKVIDGRNGETTILSGVIGDDSGRLPFTDWEPHDGIEPGASVRIEETFVREFRGAPSVNVSEFSTVTPLSESVAVTEDAPRLSIREAVESGGQFDVELVGNVIQIRDGSGLIERCPECSRVVQNGQCRSHGAVEGEDDLRTKAILDDGTATVTAILGADLTAEIYGGDLDDAREHARDAMDKEVVADRIAERVVGREYVVRGSLSVDEYGANLNASEFDEADDDPADRAAALIEEVEA; encoded by the coding sequence ATGTCTCTCGAAGACCATGCCGAGGAGCTCGCCTCCGACCTCGGCGTCGACAAAGCGGAGGTCAAACGCGACCTAGAGAACCTCGTCAACTACTCCGTGCCGATGGACGAGGCCAAGCAGAGCCTCAGACGGAAGTACGGCGACGGCAGTTCCGGCGGCGGTGGTGACGGCACGCCGTCGAGTAAGGCCATCAGCGAGGTGTCGACCGACGACTCGAACGTGACGGTCACCGCCGTCGTCCGCACGTCTGGTCGCCGGTCCATCCAGTACAACGGCGAGGAACACGTCATCCGCGAGGGCGAACTCGCCGACGAATCGGGCACCATCTCTTACACCGCGTGGGACGGCTTCGACGCCGACCTCGAACCCGGACAGACGGTGCAGTTCGGGAACGCCGGTGTCCGCGAGTGGGACGGCAAGCCCGAACTCAACCTCGGACAGAGCACCCAGGCCACCGTCGTGGACGAGACGCTCGATATCGACGTGGCCGTGGGCGGCGAGTCCCGCCTCGCGGACCTCGAACCCGGCGACCGGGGCATCACCGTCGAGGTGCAGATACTCGAGTGCGAGGAGAAGGTCATCGACGGCCGCAACGGCGAGACGACCATCCTGAGCGGCGTCATCGGCGACGACTCGGGCCGCCTCCCCTTCACCGACTGGGAGCCACACGACGGCATCGAACCCGGCGCGTCCGTCCGCATCGAGGAGACGTTCGTCCGCGAGTTCCGCGGCGCGCCGTCGGTCAACGTCTCGGAGTTCTCGACGGTGACGCCGCTGTCCGAGTCGGTCGCCGTGACCGAGGACGCTCCGCGGCTGTCGATTCGGGAGGCCGTCGAGAGCGGCGGCCAGTTCGACGTGGAACTGGTCGGCAACGTCATCCAGATTCGTGACGGCTCCGGCCTCATCGAACGCTGTCCCGAGTGCAGTCGGGTCGTCCAGAACGGCCAGTGTCGCTCTCACGGGGCCGTCGAGGGCGAAGACGACCTGCGGACGAAGGCCATCTTGGACGACGGGACGGCGACGGTCACCGCCATCCTCGGCGCGGACCTCACCGCCGAAATCTACGGCGGCGACTTGGACGACGCCCGCGAACACGCTCGCGACGCGATGGACAAGGAAGTCGTCGCCGACCGCATCGCCGAGCGAGTGGTCGGCCGCGAGTACGTCGTCCGCGGGTCGCTGTCGGTCGACGAGTACGGCGCGAACCTCAACGCCAGCGAGTTCGACGAGGCCGACGACGACCCCGCCGACCGCGCCGCCGCCCTCATCGAGGAGGTCGAGGCATGA
- a CDS encoding metallophosphoesterase, translating to MRVEPVPGEPAATVRADGNRLLVLADYHAGLEAGLRYEGVELQSAAERRRERVLALLNRTGADRLVVLGDLGHAIGDPFDDEREELAALFDAVDVPVTLVKGNHDGDLESVFEAFGVDVTMTPGHGVRLGEVGFVHGHTWPSPDVLTAEVVCMGHEHPVVRLEDEVGGTRKERTWLRGSLVADPFTDHYGHDVAPTADLVVFPAFNDRSGGTWVNVDGQDFLAPFLPDGMTGTEAFLLDGTRLGQYRRV from the coding sequence ATGCGTGTCGAACCGGTCCCGGGCGAACCCGCCGCCACCGTCCGCGCCGACGGGAACCGTCTGTTAGTCCTCGCAGACTACCACGCGGGCCTCGAAGCAGGCCTGCGCTACGAGGGCGTAGAGCTCCAGTCGGCCGCCGAGCGCCGCCGCGAGCGAGTGCTGGCCCTACTGAACCGGACCGGCGCGGACCGCCTCGTCGTCCTCGGTGACCTCGGCCACGCCATCGGCGACCCGTTCGACGACGAGCGCGAGGAGTTGGCGGCCCTGTTCGACGCCGTCGACGTGCCCGTGACGCTCGTGAAGGGCAACCACGACGGCGACTTGGAGAGCGTGTTCGAGGCCTTTGGCGTCGACGTGACGATGACGCCGGGCCACGGGGTCCGCCTCGGCGAAGTGGGATTCGTCCACGGCCACACGTGGCCGTCGCCGGACGTGCTGACGGCGGAGGTAGTCTGTATGGGCCACGAGCACCCCGTGGTCCGTCTGGAGGACGAGGTGGGCGGGACGCGAAAGGAGCGGACGTGGCTCCGCGGGTCGCTCGTCGCCGACCCTTTTACCGACCACTACGGGCACGACGTGGCGCCGACGGCCGACCTCGTCGTCTTCCCGGCGTTCAACGACCGCTCGGGCGGAACGTGGGTCAACGTCGACGGGCAGGACTTTCTCGCACCGTTCCTCCCCGACGGGATGACCGGAACGGAGGCGTTCTTACTCGATGGAACGCGCCTCGGGCAGTACCGCCGAGTCTGA
- a CDS encoding class 1 fructose-bisphosphatase, translated as MNTLDDIERAVKDTAHYLRSNLANYANRSGTENPSGEQQVGGDVWADDLFWDALSYVDGVGGYASEEREDVVDCGEGYTVAIDPLDGSANLASNNSVGTIVGVYDSDLPATGRDMVASMMVLYGPYTTMTVAREDRDVVQEYLLRDGYSERWGTFTLPEEATVVGIAGKTGERTDRVNEFAQQLARELKLRYGGATVADLAQVLEYGGLFGYPATETYPGGKLRVHFEAAPLAYLVEAAGGGSSDGQQSLLDVDPDGLHGRTPTYLGNTELVDRLEAALAE; from the coding sequence ATGAACACGCTGGACGACATCGAACGCGCGGTGAAAGACACCGCCCATTACCTCCGGAGCAACCTCGCCAACTACGCCAACCGGTCGGGAACAGAGAACCCCAGCGGCGAGCAACAGGTCGGCGGCGACGTGTGGGCGGACGACCTGTTCTGGGACGCGCTCAGCTACGTCGACGGCGTCGGCGGCTACGCGAGCGAGGAGCGAGAGGACGTGGTCGACTGCGGCGAGGGGTACACCGTCGCCATCGACCCGCTGGACGGGTCGGCCAATCTCGCCTCGAACAACTCCGTCGGCACTATCGTCGGCGTCTACGACTCGGACCTCCCGGCGACGGGCCGTGACATGGTCGCCTCGATGATGGTGCTGTACGGCCCGTACACCACGATGACCGTCGCTCGCGAGGACCGCGACGTGGTCCAAGAGTACCTCCTCCGGGACGGCTACAGCGAGCGCTGGGGGACGTTCACGCTCCCCGAGGAAGCCACCGTCGTCGGCATCGCGGGCAAGACGGGCGAGCGCACCGACCGGGTCAACGAGTTCGCCCAGCAACTCGCCCGTGAACTGAAACTCCGGTACGGCGGTGCGACCGTCGCGGACCTCGCGCAGGTCTTGGAGTACGGCGGCCTCTTTGGCTACCCGGCCACGGAGACGTATCCCGGCGGGAAACTGCGCGTCCACTTCGAGGCCGCGCCGCTGGCGTACCTCGTCGAGGCGGCCGGTGGTGGCTCGTCGGACGGCCAGCAGTCGCTACTCGACGTGGACCCGGACGGCCTCCACGGCCGGACGCCGACGTATCTCGGCAACACGGAACTCGTCGACAGACTCGAAGCCGCGCTGGCGGAGTAG
- a CDS encoding creatininase family protein, translated as MYLADEAWPDLESYFESESLALVPLGSTEQHGPHLPEGTDHIIAESLARAAAEETGYLCTPTVNIGVSSHHRQFHGTMWADAPAFRDYVESVTRNLASHGIDRVVYVNAHGGNVEHLREVGRRLRDDGTMYAIEWMWDESIIERIEELFETPGPHGGPKETALIQHLAPELVHEDRIADARDGGLAEFDETTGRVHGARTFYDAIDTTDNGVFGDQTDASADAGAELFAAALDHLCRLCDWLDDQRFDDLLPKGHV; from the coding sequence ATGTATCTCGCCGACGAGGCGTGGCCGGACCTCGAATCGTACTTCGAGTCGGAGTCGCTCGCGCTGGTTCCGCTCGGGTCGACCGAACAGCACGGGCCGCACCTCCCGGAGGGAACCGACCACATCATCGCCGAGTCGTTGGCCCGCGCCGCCGCCGAAGAGACGGGCTATCTCTGTACGCCGACAGTCAATATCGGCGTGAGTTCCCACCACCGGCAGTTCCACGGCACGATGTGGGCCGACGCGCCCGCGTTCCGGGACTACGTCGAGAGCGTCACTCGGAACCTCGCGTCACACGGCATCGACCGCGTCGTCTACGTCAACGCCCACGGCGGTAACGTCGAACACCTGCGGGAAGTGGGCCGTCGTCTCCGCGACGACGGGACGATGTACGCCATCGAGTGGATGTGGGACGAGAGCATCATCGAGCGCATCGAGGAACTGTTCGAGACGCCCGGACCGCACGGCGGGCCGAAAGAGACGGCCCTCATCCAGCACCTCGCGCCCGAACTGGTCCACGAGGACCGTATCGCGGACGCTCGCGACGGGGGACTGGCCGAGTTCGACGAAACGACCGGCCGCGTCCACGGCGCTCGCACCTTCTACGATGCAATCGACACCACGGACAACGGCGTCTTCGGCGACCAGACCGACGCCTCCGCCGACGCGGGCGCGGAACTGTTCGCGGCAGCGCTCGACCATCTCTGTCGGCTCTGTGACTGGCTGGACGACCAGCGGTTCGACGACCTGCTACCGAAGGGACACGTCTAA
- a CDS encoding DEAD/DEAH box helicase, with product MSDGVTQGQDAFTALGNEVRAALSERGFATPTEPQRKAIPKLARGDDALVVAPTGTGKTETAMLPVLDALVRDEDEGERFGIGALYITPLRALNRDMRERLEWWGETLGLDVDVRHGDTTQYRRSQQADDPPDVLVTTPETLQAMLTGSKLRVALEDVEHVVVDEVHELAAAKRGAQLTVGLERLREVAGRFQRIGLSATVGDPQEVGRFLTGGGPCSVVEVDIGSRLDVEVVRPEVTDRDERLSSELVTDAETASHVRFIDDLIAENESVLLFVNTRQTAEALGSRFKELGTNLGVHHGSLSKEARIDVEDRFKAGELDALLCTSSMELGIDVGRVDHVVQYGSPRQVSRLVQRVGRAGHRRDQISSGTVVTTHADDTLEALAIARQARNGDVEPAEIHDGSLDTVANQIAGIVMDFGEVRAMDAYRILTRAYPFRDVDEDAFKSVVRELAANNVVWLDEKRDTVEKRRGTWQYFYQNLSMIPDEATYDVEDVASGQQVGTLDERFVVNFATPGEVFVQRGEMWRITHIDEEEETVTVSPIEDPAGEVPSWTGSEIPVPKAVAREVGELRRVAGRQLQEGAPADSVANHVAARYDADAETVADGLSQLEGHDAPIPDDGTMLVEFHGREVVVNTCNGHQINETLGRVLSSLLGQRAGSSVAMEVDPYRIELEVPRRITAGDVVEVLEETDPDHLGPLVELSLKNADALKFKLAQVATKFGSLKRWRGRGSTNFGRDRLLAALEDTPMYEEALREVRHEDLALDETADLLRDLQSGDIALETVADRTPVGLGGRSSGRELLSPENADASVIETVRERIQSDRVILLCLHCQEWDRKQQVGRVRDQPECPECGSTHVAALNPWAEEVVAAVRADEKDDEQEKMTERAYRAGSLVQSHGKQAVVALAARGVGPHNAARIINRLREDEDEFYRDILRQEREYARTQSFWG from the coding sequence ATGAGCGACGGGGTGACGCAGGGCCAAGACGCGTTCACGGCGCTCGGGAACGAGGTTCGCGCCGCCCTCTCGGAGCGCGGGTTCGCGACGCCGACGGAGCCACAGCGAAAGGCCATCCCGAAACTGGCGCGCGGCGACGACGCCCTCGTCGTCGCGCCGACGGGCACCGGCAAGACGGAGACGGCGATGCTTCCGGTGCTTGACGCCCTCGTGCGCGACGAGGACGAGGGCGAGCGGTTCGGCATCGGCGCGCTGTACATCACCCCGCTCCGGGCGCTGAACCGCGACATGCGCGAGCGGTTGGAGTGGTGGGGCGAGACGCTCGGCCTCGACGTGGACGTGCGCCACGGCGACACCACGCAGTACCGGCGGAGCCAGCAGGCCGACGACCCGCCGGACGTGTTGGTGACGACCCCCGAAACCCTGCAGGCGATGCTCACCGGGTCGAAACTCCGGGTCGCGCTGGAAGACGTGGAACACGTCGTCGTCGACGAGGTCCACGAACTCGCCGCCGCCAAGCGGGGCGCGCAGTTGACCGTCGGCCTCGAACGCTTGCGGGAAGTCGCGGGCAGGTTCCAGCGAATCGGCCTCTCGGCGACGGTCGGGGACCCGCAGGAAGTCGGCCGCTTCCTGACCGGCGGCGGCCCGTGTTCGGTCGTGGAAGTCGACATCGGCAGTCGCCTCGACGTAGAAGTGGTCCGCCCGGAGGTCACCGACCGCGACGAACGCCTCTCCAGCGAACTCGTCACGGACGCCGAGACGGCCAGTCACGTCCGGTTCATCGACGACCTGATAGCCGAGAACGAGTCGGTCCTGCTGTTCGTCAACACCCGACAGACCGCCGAAGCGCTCGGCTCGCGGTTCAAGGAACTCGGGACGAACCTCGGCGTCCACCACGGGTCCCTCTCGAAGGAGGCCCGCATCGACGTGGAAGACCGGTTCAAAGCCGGGGAACTCGACGCGCTTCTGTGTACCTCCTCGATGGAACTGGGCATCGACGTTGGCCGCGTCGACCACGTCGTTCAGTACGGCAGTCCGCGACAGGTGTCCAGACTGGTCCAGCGTGTCGGCCGCGCGGGCCACCGCCGCGACCAGATATCGTCGGGGACGGTGGTGACGACCCACGCCGACGACACGCTGGAAGCGCTCGCAATCGCCCGACAGGCGCGAAACGGCGACGTGGAACCGGCCGAGATTCACGACGGGAGCCTCGACACCGTCGCCAACCAGATTGCGGGCATCGTGATGGACTTCGGCGAGGTGCGAGCGATGGACGCCTACCGGATACTCACTCGCGCGTACCCGTTCCGCGACGTGGACGAGGACGCGTTCAAATCGGTGGTTCGGGAACTGGCCGCGAACAACGTCGTCTGGCTGGACGAGAAGCGAGACACCGTCGAGAAGCGCCGCGGGACGTGGCAGTACTTCTACCAGAACCTCTCGATGATTCCCGACGAGGCCACCTACGACGTGGAGGACGTGGCCTCGGGCCAGCAAGTCGGGACGCTCGACGAGCGGTTCGTCGTCAACTTCGCCACCCCCGGCGAGGTGTTCGTCCAGCGCGGCGAGATGTGGCGCATCACCCACATCGACGAGGAGGAAGAGACGGTCACCGTCTCACCCATCGAGGACCCCGCCGGGGAGGTGCCGTCGTGGACCGGGTCGGAGATTCCTGTCCCGAAAGCCGTCGCCCGCGAGGTGGGCGAGCTGCGGCGCGTCGCCGGACGGCAACTGCAAGAGGGTGCGCCCGCCGATTCGGTCGCCAACCACGTCGCCGCCCGGTACGACGCCGACGCCGAGACGGTGGCCGACGGCCTCTCGCAACTGGAGGGTCACGACGCCCCGATACCCGACGACGGGACGATGCTCGTCGAGTTCCACGGCCGGGAAGTCGTCGTCAACACCTGCAACGGTCACCAGATAAACGAGACGCTGGGCCGGGTGCTGTCGTCGCTACTGGGTCAGCGGGCCGGGTCCTCCGTGGCGATGGAGGTGGACCCCTACCGCATCGAACTCGAAGTCCCGCGGCGCATCACCGCGGGCGACGTGGTCGAAGTGTTGGAGGAGACCGACCCGGACCACCTCGGTCCCCTCGTCGAACTGAGCCTGAAGAACGCCGACGCGCTGAAGTTCAAACTCGCGCAGGTCGCCACGAAGTTCGGGTCGCTCAAGCGCTGGCGCGGCCGCGGGTCGACGAACTTCGGTCGCGACCGACTGCTCGCGGCGCTGGAGGACACGCCGATGTACGAGGAGGCCCTGCGAGAGGTTCGTCACGAGGACTTGGCGCTGGACGAGACCGCGGACCTCCTTCGGGACCTGCAATCCGGCGATATCGCCCTCGAAACCGTCGCAGACCGCACGCCGGTCGGCCTCGGCGGGCGCTCCTCAGGTCGGGAACTCCTCTCACCGGAGAACGCCGACGCGAGCGTCATCGAGACGGTCAGAGAGCGCATCCAGAGCGACCGAGTCATCCTCCTCTGCCTGCACTGTCAGGAGTGGGACCGCAAACAGCAGGTCGGCCGCGTCCGCGACCAACCCGAATGTCCGGAGTGCGGGTCGACGCACGTCGCCGCGCTGAACCCGTGGGCGGAGGAAGTCGTCGCCGCAGTGCGGGCCGACGAGAAAGACGACGAGCAAGAGAAGATGACCGAACGCGCCTACCGCGCCGGGTCGCTCGTCCAGAGCCACGGGAAGCAGGCCGTCGTCGCCCTCGCGGCCCGCGGCGTCGGGCCGCACAACGCCGCGCGCATCATCAATCGCCTGCGCGAGGATGAAGACGAGTTCTACCGCGACATCCTCCGGCAGGAGCGAGAGTACGCCCGGACCCAGTCGTTCTGGGGGTAG
- a CDS encoding zinc ribbon domain-containing protein codes for MDEWRADEAPSCPACGESAPPVTVECPSCGEQLLPPAVAAALDERMDAAFDAGPREAPRWAVLLAGLALGIAISPLVGYAVVIAVGGLSLPVLAGLLFVGWVAPAAYLSRLPNPSAALARGLYLVVAGVGAVVLAVASDALSGGPSVVPDGTAVVVSVLGLAAVVALLLARRVAGRAARQARGEPGPLHEMAGLDEDETDDDP; via the coding sequence ATGGACGAGTGGCGCGCCGACGAGGCCCCATCGTGTCCGGCCTGCGGCGAGTCCGCCCCGCCGGTGACGGTCGAATGCCCGTCCTGCGGCGAGCAACTACTCCCGCCAGCGGTGGCCGCGGCGCTCGACGAACGGATGGACGCGGCGTTCGACGCCGGACCGCGGGAAGCCCCTCGCTGGGCGGTGTTACTCGCCGGTCTCGCGCTCGGTATCGCCATCAGTCCGCTCGTCGGCTACGCCGTCGTCATCGCCGTCGGGGGCCTCTCGCTCCCGGTGCTCGCTGGGTTGCTGTTCGTCGGGTGGGTCGCCCCGGCGGCGTACTTATCACGCCTTCCGAACCCCAGCGCGGCCCTCGCGCGCGGTCTCTATCTCGTCGTCGCTGGCGTCGGTGCGGTGGTCCTCGCCGTCGCCTCCGACGCCCTCTCGGGCGGGCCGTCCGTGGTACCGGACGGAACCGCCGTCGTCGTCAGTGTCCTCGGTTTGGCCGCCGTCGTCGCCCTTCTGCTCGCGCGCCGGGTCGCCGGACGCGCCGCGCGACAGGCCCGCGGCGAACCCGGCCCGCTCCACGAGATGGCCGGACTCGACGAGGACGAGACGGACGACGACCCCTGA